In the Ciconia boyciana chromosome 25, ASM3463844v1, whole genome shotgun sequence genome, CGTCTCCTGAACAACCCTCTTTTCCCAAAGTTGCTCCCCACGGCAATACCCATAGCAAAACGCTACCTCTGCAAAGAGCTCTGCGGTACAGTCGTCCTCGAGGCTGCTCTGCCCGCGGATGGCCGTGCTCTCCTCTTTATCGCCTGCGGACAAATGCAGCTCACGCCACACTGCGTCAGCCAAGCCCGAACGctccttgtcctcctcttcGGGCACGGGCACCTCCCCGCTGCGGTTCTGCACAGGAGCATCCACCCAGCGCTCGTTCTGGTCCTCAGGAGCTGATGGGTCGGCACCATGGACCGGCTCAGGTGTGGCCAGAGGCTCATTCTGGGCTTCTGGGGGGTTCTGGTTATGCTCCACCTGGGCAACGCTGGGGCACTCTTCATCTTGGCTTTCCAGTTCGGAGAAGCTCttgcctccctccccagtgccGGCAGTCGCAAAGTCCTTGCCCTGTTCTTCGGGTGGTGACACGTTTCCACCGCTCTCCAGGCTCCTGGCAGCGGTGCAGCTCTTATCTTGGTTTTCCAGCACCAGTGACGTTGCACTCGGCTCTGCTGCAGCCGGGTCTGTACAGCAGTTACCGCTGCGACTTTCTGACAGGGAGGAGTTTTTGCCACACTCCACTACGCCGGCATCCTGGCTGTTTTGGTCTTCAGCTTGCAGCTGGCACAGGATTTTGCTTCCTCCTGGTATAATAGTGTTGTTGCAGCTCTGATCTTGCTCTTCTGCTTCAGTTGGGTTTTTATTGGGTACAGGAGAAAGGGAATCTGAACAGTCTTTATCCTGACTTTCCTGCCCAGAGAAATCGTTACTATTCTCTAACGATGGGACACCCGTACAGCACGGAGAACGCTCATCATTTGGGTCATCGTTactttttcctgaaacacaCTCTTCGCCAGGCTCCTGTTGCTTGCCAAGGGCCAAGGAGACACCACCTGGGCTACCTTCAGCCTTACCCAGTTCCTCCTGGGCGTCCCCAACTGAAGCTTTAGGGCAAATCTCTTCTTCTTGTGCCATATCCCCACCTGACTCGGTGCCAGCCGCCACCgggctctcctgctccccccatTCTGCTTTCTTGCGCATCGCCTTGGGGACGTACAGGGCTTTATCTGGCTTCTTCCTGGGCGGCCTTTTTATCCTGCCAGACCCCACGCAGGCTCGGGAGTTGTCACCGTGTACCTCCCCGCCGTGCCGCAGCCTGCCGCctcggcccccccggccccacggctGCGGAGGTCGCTGCGGTCTCGGTGGGTTGCTGCTGGGTTTTTGGTCGCTAGTCTCACTGGGCAGCCTGGGACCGAGAGAATGGCGGGATGTGAGCGGGGAGCAGAGGAACCCAAGTAACACGACATttgcaaaagagagagaggagggaaagcatCAGATCCGCATAGAAGTCagcagataggaaaaaaaaaaagaccctctGCTTCCTTAATGACTGGGATATGCTATCGATAATAGACACGCTCCTCTTTGCGGAGAAGCGCCACGCAAACTTTGTGCTTGTAAGCTTGAACAAAAACCCCACGGCCATAGAAAGAGAAGCACTGTTACGGTACTCCACCATACCTTACGGCTGAGTGACAGATGaccgtcctcctcctccatccttcTCCCACAGAAAAGCTGCTCAACAAATCCACATTGTCCACGGTGCGATGGATCAGGTACCTGAGGCGACTGGACAGAGGGGGGAACAGGAGCACCCTGAAAAGAGAGAGGGGTCAGGGGCATCAGCGActtgcaggaaggaaaaggacagGAACGTAGCAAGAATTTATTAACCTCTCTTCCCCAAGTCACTCCCAGTGTAGGGTTTAAATCCAAGCCCAAAAGCCAAGCAGGACTTTCTGGTATTAAAGAGCCAAAATCCCTTCTCCATCCTAGATGTCTAGACAGACGCGCTCGCTTTGCACGTAGCACCGGGAGCGTGGGGCGGCTGGGACTGCCTGGTGCCGGGGCCTCTGCCTGGGACTCTCATTCCCGCCTGTATCCGTGCTGGGAATGGCTGGAAAGCACCAGCAGAAGGCTGCTACCGGTCCCCTTCCTCCCAGTCTGAGTGCACTCCAGAAACCAGCAACTAAAAGAATACGAGCGGATGAATAAACACCACAGTCGATCTCATGGCATTTAGGCACGTTTTTACAATTCCGGTTTCGATCCTGAGCATTTTACAATTGCACGTGTACTTTCTCTGccaagcatttttaaaaaaagcaatgaaacaaatatttaagcTGGCAGGAAGCTGAACTAAACAATCCCACCCCTGCTCCTGTCTGACACCCTCCTTTTGGCCATCTCAAGGGCTTCAAAGGTCACTAGATCAGGGACTAGGTCAAGTTAAATCCAGCCTGCCTggccaaagaaaaacaatgcagcAATCCAAGGCGATGGAGTTTGCTGCGGTGGAGGAGGATCTGGCGCACAGGAAGCCctcagcagagagggaaaacGAAACAGTTTGATTATGAAACTATTCATTATAACTCCTCAGGCTGACTAGCGAGCTAGGCCAGACTAGGGCTAGTGCAAAAGCCACCAGCGTCCAAAGCAACTCTGCTTGAAGGAGGATGAACGGAGAAGCACGCCCGGCAGAAACCCTGCGCCGATCCTTGGCCCGCAGGGATGCTCCGGGCCAGGCTGGAGCTCTGCAACCAGCCAGACCTCGCAGCCAGGCTCCAAACGCTGCCGCTCAAACCCAGCCAGTGTTTTCACCTCGGAGAACCGatgcaaaacaagaaacaagagTCACAACGTGCCATTGCTCTTGGAGCGGCACGTGCCATCGCCCAGGGACTGCACGCGCCAGCGGGGATGGCTCGCTGCCGTGGCAGGGCACCTACCTGTGGTGCTGCCCCTGCAGCATGAAGTGCTCCAGCTCCTCCGTGATCCTGCCCACGAACTCATCCTCGTTGGGCGAGAGGAAAACGCCATCCATGCAGCGCAGCGCCAGGGTGACAGTGGACAGGAGGCCTGCGGAGGGACAGGGCCACATGGAGAGCCGGCTGCAAGCTCCTCTGCCCCCGTGGGTGCCTAGCACCCCTGCAAACCTGACTCGCCCCCCGCGCAGCTCCAtgcacccagctgcagccctgacCCCCGCCCTCAGCATCCAAGGCCCCTGGGCAGCCCGTGCACCCTCAGCACCGTGTGCTGCTCTGGGCACTCTGCTGCAccccacccctgtccctgtgcccccccagcaTGCTGTGTGGCTCTGTGCACCCCTCGACTCCCTTGTGCAGCCCTAGCACCACATGCTGCTCTGTGTACCCTGTTATCCCCCTtccctgtgcacccccagcaccccgtgCACACCGTTACCCCCCTTCCCcgtgcacccccagcaccccgtgctgctctgtgcaccctgctgcaccccactCCCTTCCCcgtgcacccccagcaccctgtgtGGCTCCGGGCACCCCTCGAAGGCTCCGGGCACCCTTTCCTGCTCTGGGCACCCTGccaccccccttccctctgcacTCCCAGCACCACGTGCAGCTGCGGGCCCTGCTactccccctttcccctctgcaccccccaCCACGTGCTGCTCTTTGCACCCTGTtaccccccatcccctgcaccccagcaccccgtgCTGCTCTGCGCACCCCGTTACCCCCCACACTTCCGCGGGCACCCCCACACCCTCCCGTGCACCCCCGCTGCTGCACCCCCCGGGCACCGAGCACGGCCCCgtccccgcggccgggccgcccccgccgcgctcACCGCCAGGCCCGGCCGAGCCGCACTTCCCGGCGCGGCGCctgcgcccggccccggccccggccccggctcctcccgccgggcagcgccgccccgcgccgcccccgccccggaggcagcgcccgccccgcgTGGGGAGCGTGGGGAGCGTggggagccgccgcccgccggcacCCGCAGGACGGTGTTTTTCCCACGCAGGCGGCGCGGCAGCCCTGGCCCACGCAGAGGCGACGGGGGGCGGTCACGCGTGTTCAGGGAAGCGCTGGGAGCTGGCGCGGGGAATGGGGGCAGCTCCCTCCCGGGGAGGGtaggggcggcggggggggggtcgCAGAGGCCGGGGCTGGTTCCCGGGGGCACGGCCTGTCcacccacagcacagccccaaGACGCCAAATCCTGCAAAAGCCCCGTGTCCTGGGTGGGGGACTCTCCCTGCTCCACGGGGGCAGTGGCTCACAGGAGCAGACACCACCTAGAAGAGCTTTAAAGTTGGGACATCTTCTACTTGCTCCTTCTGAGCTCAGTGGTCCTCTAATTCCACCCTTTGTCTGTaacagcaagaaataaatactAACGCGTTTCTGTAATCGCACAGATTCCTCCAGCCAAAAGTCCCAGAGCTTTTagccatcttctcttccttttttgggAGATCATGGCACAAAGCGGTTAAAGCAGTCAGAAGTAACCTCTGATGCTGAGAGGCCAAGTTTTGGGATGACTAACCAGAGATTTGGGCCTGTTTGAGGAGCACCAGGTAAAGCCAATGAGACTTAGAGGTGCTCAACATTGCTAGGCGTTCTCCTAGTTTCACATTCCTTCCTTAATGCATAAATCCTGCCATTTGCCCCAGGTGACAGTTTCTGGAAGAATAAGGGTCTCAAGAATTGAAAACATTGCACAGAACAGAACCAAGGGCAGCATCACATCGCCTGACGGCTTTCCCAGGGTGTCATCCATCCCCCAGCTCAGCGCAAGcgtccctgctgctcctcagcacGGGCGGAGATGGTCACGACGTGGCCCTGAGGAATCACTGCTGTTCAGCACGGGAGCAAGGCTGATGAAAACGAACCGCGCAGTTCGTTAGCAATATGCTCAAAGGTAACTAGTGACCCTCGTTATTTCTCTTGTAGGAGCAGAAAAGAACTCTGGGCTCCTTTACACGCTCCGTGCACTGCGAGAGGCACACAGACAAGTCCGAGGCAGCGCAGCTGGTACATCAGAGCCATCCCCACGCTGGTGCCGGGAGAGATTCTGGCCTTGCCCTCACAAAAGCCCCCTTGGCAGGGTTAAtctctcctgcttctccccccGCCTTAGCTGACTGATTGCTCAAAATTGCCATCTAGATTGAGAAAGCCAGGCCTGTGATTTCACAAGAGCTTCTGCCAGGCTTCTCCAAGCATCCGGAGACCCTCGTCCAGTCTTCACCCCTGTCTGGAACCGCTTTCCTTGGAGACCAACCCTGGCCTCTGCCTGATGAGAGGAGCAGCTGATGTTTCCAATTTGAAAGCAAAGTCAGGCAAGACAGCAACCTACACCAGCCACATCCTATTCCCCTCCCCTATCTCCCTTTTTCTGCTAAATCCATTCCCACTAAACCTGAAAAATCACTTCAGGGGCAACAgccatcccctgccccacgcTGGCCACCCAGATACACTCCTCCTGCAACCCAGCCGGGAAAGGAGCGGCGGGTATGACCTCTGCATCCATCTGCTGCAGCAACTGCACCAACCACCCACACACAGTGGATTCCCAGAGTCTTCCTTTCTGCCCCAGGCCGACATAATAAAATGTGCATTGATTTCATGACTGCACAGAGTAAGACAGCGCCCTTTTCCCAGCCTTGCAGCGTCCTTTCTAACCTACGCGGTTACAAGGAAAGCAGCGCAATTTCCAGCCTAGGTTTGAGACACAAAAGCTGTGCTCCCCTTTTCCTTTAGAGCCAAGGCTGAGATGACTAGCCCTGAACGCAGGACCAGCAGCTCAGGCTTCCAAAACGGGAGCTACCTCCACTGCAAACCAGCGTCAGGGCACGTGGTGCCACGGTCCtgtgtctgcaaagcacagcagtgctggcagcgAAGTCCCCCCCTACACCGCTGCTGGCATTTACCTGTGAGCAGAGGTGAACCACAGACCTTTCTCTCCACGGCAGACTCTCCAGCAGCAGTTTTGAGCCATCTGCTGTGTCTCGTGGTAACCGCGCTAAATGTCTCTGGGGTGCTTGCTGTTCATCATTGCAGCAGGAACTACAcgggggaaaaaggaaatgaggaaaaacccTGCAGAGCTCAAAGGAGCCTACAGCCCACGGCCAGAGCCCGAGCCCAAGAGTCCCCCAGGGAAGATGGGACCACACGTGCTGTGGCTTGagagaaatgggatttttatcTACACAGGGCTGGGGAATGGAGGGGGAGCTCCAAGAGTGGGCAAAGCACAGCAGTGAGACCTGTCCAGAGCAGGGGCCAGGGGCAGCTCAGAGCCCCCGTGCCAGGGCAGCCACCTCTGTCCCCAGCCGGGTGCCGTTCAggtcctccctccccaaacacaCAGCTCCTCAGGCTGGGAGCCGAGTCCCAGCCATCCCGACCGCTCACCTCCAAGTTGCAGCCCTGCCCCTTGTCCGAGCGCTCAGGACgggctgccagctgctgcccctTCTCTCTCAGGAGCAGCCTccaatttccatttaaattgaGATTTTTAATGCTCCTTTTCCCCTAGTCCCTGTGTATCCAGGCTTAGCAAGTGGCTTCAGACCCTTGAGTTGTGCCTGATGGGTCCCGCATACCTCTCCCTAGTTAATGTTCTCTCTCCATGTAACCAGGCACCTAATGAGATAACGTTGGGATCCCAGTAcctccacagcagcagagggacGCTCAGAGCATTAAAGATGCCGGTTTGTTACCTTACTCCGCAATCCAGCTCGCACTGAATTGGATTTGAGCACCTATTTACTCATTTTATTCTTAGCTAGACTGCTGAGCGCTGACAGCTGTGCTCAACCTGACAGCCTGAAAACCCACCCATCTTCACAACCTGGCTGCAGGTGAGCCAACGCTGCTGCCCCCAGTTCACCCACGGCAAAAGCAGAGCTCCAGAAAGTGAACTGGCTTACCCGGGACTACAGGCAGGACAGCAGAGCTAGCAACAGCACGCATGAGTCCTGACTCACACTCCCTGCTCCAGGATCAGCCCCAGGAAGGAATTCATTGCACTCACCTCTGAAATACGGGCAGGGAGGTAGCAGTACGCTGCACGACTTGAGGATGGTCGGAGGAGGATGCTTCCCGGTGGAACTGTAAAGGAGACCTGTGCAGGAAACccatagcaggaaaaaaaagaaacccatagcaggaaaaaaaagaaacccattcCAAAGCAAGATAAACAAGGTGTATTTTTGCCAAAGCAAGCCTGCGTTACACCATTTTGGAGCTGTTGTCCATTTCCCAGACTGACCACAGAAGTGTCTGTGATGTGCAGAGGCCTGTTCCATAACCTGGAAATTTTTGGTTGAGCTCATTGTCACCACCTCGTCTTTCCTGGTATCAGCCATCCCCGTGACCGACCAGGCCACAGGTCCCAGGTAAGGGGTCCAGCCGGAGGGAGCTGGTGCACCGCACCGTTGGTAGAGGACAGCCCCAGTGCTTTGGAGCTGGGGACTGTTGCAGTATTCCCCAACACAAGTTAAATACAGACAAtaactggacaaaaaaaaaaaaaaaaaggatcataTCACCCATATCACCCTCTCCACTGTCTGTCTTTTGCAGGTTCATCATGGATAACAGCAATACATTGAGCTACTTGCTTTTCTCCAATCTCTTTACAAACAGTCATGGATTAAGCCCCAGAACCTTGCCACAAGATGAGTATCAGTAAACTCTTCAAAAACAGGGAGGCCAGGACagtactgctttgaaaaaagcTGGGTATTCTGACTCCCTTTCGCCACCAAGCCAGGAGTCCCGAAGAAAAGCACAACCATACTACACGTGCTACAACACCTGCTTTTAGTATGGGaaatcattttatttatatatatatatatgctgcaatatatatatatatggcagCAATGTTCAAATGAAGTCAGTCACGTTGGGCCTCCCAGAAACATGCCAGATCATCCCCATCTCAGAACAACTCCTCTAAGTGAGGCTCTACCGTCCTCCCAGAGCTGAAAAGCCCGAGAGTGTCTCAGTTTTGACAGCTAGCCACCGCTGCCACAGAGGGAGATGGTTATAAATGAAGTTGAGCACTTATCAGTGCTTCCCCAGCAAAATCCAAGCGTCGACCTTGGAGATACGGtgagctctgctcccctcccacGCTGATTATGCTGTAACTTGACTGTAATTGGGCTCTATTTAATAATTACCGTTACTCTGTAATTATcactttctgatttttctctttgttaacgtttgccgggggggggggggggggagaggctTTTCTGCTGTGCCAGAGAGCTAAAGATGTCTCGGATTCAAGACGACATGGATGTGCCGCTTGCTGCAGCAGTGTTTAACCAGGCACTGATCAAAACACGTTTCTGAAGTCACTTGTGTCACAGCCGGCAGTGAAATGCTGGGGGCTGTTCACTTGCTGTTTCTACCCCCAGCTAACCAGACACCAGCTCCCATCCGAACAGGAGAGGCTAATTAAAGAGTACAGGTGAGCAGGGAGTGCTTCTTAAGAAGCCATTATTATTGAAATGAGACAGCAAGGGAGGCAGTGTGGAAGGATCCTTAATGaaatgggggaggaagggaattaGAGGGAGAACAAAGTAAAAGGGGGAAGAAACAGTCTTGGAAAAGGAGGGGGACCTGACTGATGGAAGATGTGGCGGAGGCGCAGAAACCAAAACAGCAACGTTCTTGCTTTAACATCTGATTTTCTCCTCTACCCTCGGAGTCTGAAGGGTTCAGACACTCTCATTCCCAAAGGCTCCAAGCAAACGGTCCAGCATCCTGGGGCTAAAAACACAGTTCGTGTTCATCCTAGACTGCTGTGCGTGTCCCAGCTTAGAGAGGCTGGCTCTTGCTCCAGGGGCCAGAGCGGACCTTTAGCATGCCAAATCCTTCCCTAATGAGCAAGCGCCCAGCAACATGCTCCAGACGAGCTGCTACCAAGCACAGCCTCAGGGCTCCAGGAAAGGTGGCTGCATACTTGACCAGACTTGCAGGATAATTTGCCCGAGCAACCGAGAGACAGTCAGAGGTGAGCCTAAGAGAGTTATCCTAGCAAGGCCATTACCTCCTTCCTGCACAACCCACCAGAAATGTGGATTTCCCTAGCTAAAGTATGCTACGCAGCACAGCACCGTCCCACCACGCCCAAGGCAGCATGATCTAGTCCTGCCAGTGGCAGTTGCCACCAAGTAAGCAGTTGCATTTGGCTTGTGCCTGTTTAGCTGCCTTGGGCTGATGGCCTTTTGGACATGGGCAGTGGCAAAGCCAGCCTCTCTCTCCCCACACGCACAGCTGCGTTTTTACTTCACTGCCTACAGAGGAGAGGCTCAGCAGACCACAGAAGTCTTTGCTTTCTCAGCTGAAGTCACAACAAGAGTGGAATTCAAGCCcttgcatttttgtcttttgcagaAAGCATTCTTCCATGGGTCAACTAGAGAGAGCAGCAACATCACCCACCTGGGCTGGCTCTGAAACGGCGAGTTACAAAAACACATATCTGAACCCCTTGAGCCATCTGGAAAAAATCACTCTGGCTATTCCACACTTAATGCAAACTCCTGCCTGGACAGAGAGTACAATATTCACATTATCCTCAAGCTCCTCAGAAAACAGGCAACTGCAATAGCGTCCCCGCTTCCATCTCTCCCCGAGACCATCCCACCACCCTTTTCCCAACCGCGTCTCAATCGAACGCATTGCTGGTGAAAGGTGTAATCTTCTCCAGTGAGACAGCCATTTCACACTCCACGTGCATCACCGCAGGCAAGGCATCCGCAGGGCAGGTGTTGCGAGACGGCTCGGAGACCTGAGAAACCTTGTCAAAGGACACCTCATTGCTTTCCATCTGCAGAGCAGCATGGGGGAGAAGCTGGGGGTAGCTGAGGGTCACCACTTCCTTCTGATACGTGGTATCATGGTGGTAGGAGACCAGCTCATTGCTGAAGTTCACTGTCTCCACTGCATTGCTGGGGCAAAGGCAGCCACAGCCCAAGATGGTTGCAAAAGCTCTCCGGAAGTCTGCATTGAAGGCATAGATGATAGGATTGAGGGAAGAGTTGGCCCAGCCAAACCAGACGAAGATGTTGAAGACAGTTTCGCTGACACAAGGTAGCTCTCCTGGCTCAGGTAGGTCAAGATTACAGAAGGGCACCATGCAGTTGAGCACGAAGAAGGGCAGCCAGCAGAAGACAAAGATGCCCATGATGATGGAGAGGGTCTTGAGGACCTTGGTCTCCTTCTTGAAGGAGTTCTTCAGGGAGGTCTCATGAGGGCAGTCGCTGCTGGGGCAGTTGTGGGCATGTTCCACCGCCCTCTCCAGGGAGGAGATCCTGCGGATCTGCCGCTGGGCAATGCGGAAGATGCGGGTGTACGTCACAATCATGATGGCAACAGGGATGTAGAAGCTAATGAGAGAAGATGAGATGGCGTAAGTCCTGTTGAGGCTGGAATCAcagttctcctcctccctggtgACATTAAAACCTGGCTCCTGTTGGCTAAGGAGCTCATGATCCTTGTGCCACTTCAGCTGCACAGGGATGAAGGAAATCAAAAGGGACAGTAGCCAAGCCACTCCGATCATGATGAAAGCCACGCGCTGCGTCATCTTCCTCTCATAGCGGAAGGGGTTGGAAATAGCCCAGTAACGGTCCACGCTGATGATGCACAAATTGAGGATAGAGGCTGTGGAGCACATGATATCAAAAGCCACCCAAACATCACAGAAAGCCCCAAAGGGCCAGAACCCTGCCACCTCGGTGGCAGCCTTCCAGGGCATCACCAGTACAGCCACAAAGAGGTCAGACACTGCCAAGGAGATAACGAAGAAATTGGTGACCTTAGAGCGCAAGTGTCTGAACTTGACCACAGCCACACAGACCAGGGTGTTGCCCAGGAACGTGGaaaggatgagaaggaaaagtaaGGCAGCTGTCACCACACGGAAGGACAACGCGGAgttgccttcctctgcccagCTCTTCCTATTGCTGGTGTCATTGATCACATCCTGCCCATCTCCTTCTGCGGAGGAGTAAAAACCATCCATGGGTTCCCCTTTGTTCCAGTCCCTTGAGAGGTTTCACAGCTCTTCAAGTCCCCATCAGCATCCAAAACCCCTTTTTACTGCTCTGCTGACATCTCAGAAGCACCAACTGCAATCCTCCCAGCTCTCACACCCAGCCAGATGACCCAGCACAAGGAAAAGTGCTTGAAGCTCTCACTCCTTTCCAAATCTCCTGCTGACAGCATGgcgtttggtttttttttccccctcttgccTCCCACCCCACTTTTCTTTGCAGCCTGCCACTCACAAAGAGCCAGCACTCACCTCCGGCACTTGAGCGAGCTGGGAGGGCTTTGCTGCaagccttcctccctctcctctctcagAAGCTCTTCATCCATTGTTGATCTGGTGCCTGCTACAGAATCCCAGTCAACACCTGCACTAGCCAGGCTGGGACTTGCTGCCAGACACAAGAGGGACTCGAGCTCTCTGCTCTTGCAGACGGACCTTCTCTGCTCATAAaacaggctgctctgctgtctgCTCTTCCTCTGTTGCTAATTGCCTCTGGACTTCACACAGGTGAGATCCTTCTCTGCCCACACACCAGGTCGGTCTTCTGCGAGCTAAGAAGAACATGGCATTGGGAATCCGCAGCTGACAGGGTAAGCTGCTTGGGAATTAGGTGATAGGATTGAAGGGGTAAAATAACAAACAGTCAAGTGGGATTTGAGGGTCTTCAATGCAAATCAGGATGGAAATTTAGTGTGCTTGATCTCTGAATAAAAGATCTCTGCACAGGCACGGCGGCACGGCTCAGATATATGACCCTAAACCAGTTACTCCCCCCATCTCAAGCTGCCCAGCTGCAAGTGGTGCAAAACTGGCATTTACTTTCCACTACAAAATTCCTTCAagttcacaggaaaaaaagaaaaaaccacccaccaccccccccccccgtacaaatctgaaagttttttctttctgaaagtatcagacaaagcagttttcagtgtttttttagTAGAG is a window encoding:
- the R3HCC1 gene encoding R3H and coiled-coil domain-containing protein 1, which translates into the protein MDGVFLSPNEDEFVGRITEELEHFMLQGQHHRVLLFPPLSSRLRYLIHRTVDNVDLLSSFSVGEGWRRRTVICHSAVRLPSETSDQKPSSNPPRPQRPPQPWGRGGRGGRLRHGGEVHGDNSRACVGSGRIKRPPRKKPDKALYVPKAMRKKAEWGEQESPVAAGTESGGDMAQEEEICPKASVGDAQEELGKAEGSPGGVSLALGKQQEPGEECVSGKSNDDPNDERSPCCTGVPSLENSNDFSGQESQDKDCSDSLSPVPNKNPTEAEEQDQSCNNTIIPGGSKILCQLQAEDQNSQDAGVVECGKNSSLSESRSGNCCTDPAAAEPSATSLVLENQDKSCTAARSLESGGNVSPPEEQGKDFATAGTGEGGKSFSELESQDEECPSVAQVEHNQNPPEAQNEPLATPEPVHGADPSAPEDQNERWVDAPVQNRSGEVPVPEEEDKERSGLADAVWRELHLSAGDKEESTAIRGQSSLEDDCTAELFAEIVGYLTVKDISIEKISFDYSSYGDAQLSEGDFGHVTEIYDFSPSLKTEHLLEAFSDFHESGFKIQWVDDTHALGIFSSVSTASQALGRRYPSLKIRPLIHATKQSKIKALQRPKLLHLAKERPQTDTAVAKRLVTRALGLKHKQQGVSGSEGLLPESLDQEE
- the LOC140643970 gene encoding D(1) dopamine receptor-like codes for the protein MDGFYSSAEGDGQDVINDTSNRKSWAEEGNSALSFRVVTAALLFLLILSTFLGNTLVCVAVVKFRHLRSKVTNFFVISLAVSDLFVAVLVMPWKAATEVAGFWPFGAFCDVWVAFDIMCSTASILNLCIISVDRYWAISNPFRYERKMTQRVAFIMIGVAWLLSLLISFIPVQLKWHKDHELLSQQEPGFNVTREEENCDSSLNRTYAISSSLISFYIPVAIMIVTYTRIFRIAQRQIRRISSLERAVEHAHNCPSSDCPHETSLKNSFKKETKVLKTLSIIMGIFVFCWLPFFVLNCMVPFCNLDLPEPGELPCVSETVFNIFVWFGWANSSLNPIIYAFNADFRRAFATILGCGCLCPSNAVETVNFSNELVSYHHDTTYQKEVVTLSYPQLLPHAALQMESNEVSFDKVSQVSEPSRNTCPADALPAVMHVECEMAVSLEKITPFTSNAFD